From Ailuropoda melanoleuca isolate Jingjing chromosome 8, ASM200744v2, whole genome shotgun sequence, a single genomic window includes:
- the GPR52 gene encoding G-protein coupled receptor 52 — MNESRWTEWSILNMSSGIVNVSERHSCPLGFGYYSAVDVCIFETVVIVLLTFLIIAGNLTVIFVFHCAPLLHHYTTSYFIQTMAYADLFVGVSCLVPTLSLLHYSTGIHESLTCQVFGYIISVLKSVSMACLACISVDRYLAITKPLSYNQLVTPCRLRICIILIWIYSCLIFLPSFFGWGKPGYHGDIFEWCATSWLTSAYFTGFIVCLLYAPAAFVVCFTYFHIFKICRQHTKEINDRRARFPSHEVDASGESGHSPDRRYAMVLFRITSVFYMLWLPYIIYFLLESSRVLDNPALSFLTTWLAISNSFCNCVIYSLSNSVFRLGLRRLSETMCTSCMCVKDQEARDPKPRKRANSCSI, encoded by the coding sequence ATGAATGAGTCCAGGTGGACTGAATGGAGCATCTTGAACATGAGCAGTGGCATCGTGAATGTGTCTGAACGTCACTCCTGCCCACTTGGATTTGGCTACTACAGTGCAGTGGATGTGTGCATCTTTGAGACCGTTGTTATTGTCTTGCTGACATTTCTAATCATTGCCGGGAATTTAACGGTCATCTTTGTCTTTCACTGTGCTCCACTCCTGCACCATTATACTACCAGCTACTTTATTCAGACGATGGCATATGCTGATCTTTTCGTTGGAGTTAGCTGCTTGGTTCCTACTCTCTCACTTCTTCACTACTCCACAGGTATCCATGAGTCATTGACTTGCCAGGTTTTTGGATATATCATCTCCGTTCTAAAGAGTGTTTCTATGGCATGTCTTGCTTGCATCAGTGTGGATCGCTATCTTGCGATAACCAAGCCTCTTTCCTACAATCAACTGGTCACCCCTTGtcgcctgagaatttgcattattttaatcTGGATCTACTCTTGCCTgattttcttgccttccttttttGGCTGGGGGAAACCAGGGTACCACGGTGACATTTTTGAATGGTGTGCCACCTCTTGGCTCACCAGTGCCTATTTTACTGGctttattgtttgtttactttATGCTCCTGCTGCCTTTGTTGTCTGCTTCACTTACTTCCACATTTTCAAAATCTGCCGGCAGCACACCAAAGAGATAAATGACCGCAGGGCCCGATTTCCTAGCCACGAGGTGGATGCCTCTGGAGAGAGTGGACACAGCCCCGACCGTCGCTATGCCATGGTTTTGTTTCGGATAACCAGTGTGTTTTACATGCTGTGGCTCCCTTACATAATTTACTTTCTTCTAGAAAGCTCCCGGGTCTTGGACAATCCAGCACTGTCCTTCCTAACAACCTGGCTTGCTATAAGTAATAGTTTTTGTAACTGTGTAATTTATAGTCTTTCCAACAGTGTTTTCCGGCTAGGCCTCCGAAGACTGTCCGAGACAATGTGCACATCTTGTATGTGTGTGAAGGATCAGGAAGCACGAGACCCCAAACCTAGGAAACGGGCTAATTCCTGCTCCATTTGA